The sequence GCGCACTGAGGCAGGTACACCAAAAAAGCCCAGTGAAGAAAATAAATATCCATCTCCGGTTGTTGGAATTTCCCATTTTCTGTTATTGGGGGATTAATGAAGCAGATACCATGCTTGGTTTCAGCGGTGTATATTTTACCTGGCGAATTGTTGCTGGTGATGTAGTTTCTATACGCAGGTTGGTATAGGGTTTTTTAGGGAAAACAATATCCGTCATTACAGTGCAGCCTTTATCCGCAAATAACTCAACTGATGCCTTGTCAACGACAAGCGTAAGGTCAATGGTTTTTTCAGTGGATAATCTAGGGGCCAGGTGTTTTTTGCCAAACCCTTTTTCAAAGCTGGTTTCACCGGAATTACTGCGGTCAATATAATATTCCCTGGTTTTAGCCCGGTAGCCAATCAGCACTTCGCGGGCATCATCATTACTGAGCAGGATGACAAAATCCTCCGCGGCATTTGCCGTAAAATCGAGCTGGAATGATCCGCTTGTATTCTTCAAATGTGTTGCAGGGAGATCTTTTTTCCAGGAATTATCAGGTATGTTCAGGGTAGTACCTTTTATCACCTTCATTTCTTCCACCGGGGTAGAAGCCAGTACTAATTTTCCACCGGCAGATTGGATGGACAAATTGCGCGGCAGGGTCATGGCACTACGCCATTTTTCAGTAGGTACCTGCTGGGCATATTGCCAGTTACTCATCCAACCCAGGAAAATAGTGCGCTTGCCCGTATTAAAAAAACTGACGCCCGCATAATTATCAGTTCCATAATCTATCCAGCGGGTAGCCGTATCCGTTGGAATAAAATTTGTACCGTCAAAATCGCCCAGGAAATATTGGGTGGCGGATCCGCCATTGGGTCCACCGGGATTAATACTCACCAATAGCGCCCATATTTTTTTTCCCTTGTATTCGAATGGCAGTAAATCCGGGCATTCCCATACACCTCCATGCGCACCCAGGACTTTTCCGAACTCACTGAGTTTATGCCAGTTTTTTAAATCGGGCGATGCATAGAAGGTAATGCGGTCT comes from Flavihumibacter fluvii and encodes:
- a CDS encoding glycoside hydrolase family 32 protein — its product is MDKIKYTIAGCFLLLSLTAFSQTTELPPTELYRPQFHFTPREHWMNDPNGLIFYKGQYHIFYQYYPGGTVWGPMHWGHATSTDLFHWKEQPIALYPDSLGYIFSGSAVLDAANSTGLGKDGKPPLVAIFTYHNMDREKAKRNDFQYQGIAFSHDDGKTWIKYSGNPVLNNPGITDFRDPKLSWYAPGKKWIMTLATKDRITFYASPDLKNWHKLSEFGKVLGAHGGVWECPDLLPFEYKGKKIWALLVSINPGGPNGGSATQYFLGDFDGTNFIPTDTATRWIDYGTDNYAGVSFFNTGKRTIFLGWMSNWQYAQQVPTEKWRSAMTLPRNLSIQSAGGKLVLASTPVEEMKVIKGTTLNIPDNSWKKDLPATHLKNTSGSFQLDFTANAAEDFVILLSNDDAREVLIGYRAKTREYYIDRSNSGETSFEKGFGKKHLAPRLSTEKTIDLTLVVDKASVELFADKGCTVMTDIVFPKKPYTNLRIETTSPATIRQVKYTPLKPSMVSASLIPQ